The DNA region TCCTTCCGGCAGCGTTTTGCCCCCGGCGCTGACAAACGCCCGGCTGTAGTAATTCACGCCCAGGAAGTCGATGGGTTGGGAGGCCAGTTCGAGGTCTCCGGGCAACACGTTGGGAAGCACCTCTGCGCCGTAGTGCTCCCAGATGTCGTGCGGGTATTGCCCTTTCAAGATGGGATCAAGGAACCAGCGGTTGCCCTTTCCGTCGGCAAGGGTGGCTGCGGTGCGGTCAGCTTCGTTGTCTGTGGCGGGATAGGCGGGTGTCAAGTTCAGGACGATGCCCAGTTGACTGGTGAGGTTCAGGGCACGCAGGCGGGAGAGGGCCAGCCCATGGGCGAGGTGCAGATGGTGCGCGACGGCGAGCGCCGCTTTGCGGTCCTGTTTCCCTGGGGCGTGATGCCCGATTTCGTTGGAGAGGATGGAAACGCACCAAGGCTCATTGAATGTGGCGTAGCTCTTCACGCGGTCACCGAGACGCGCGGCCACGACAGCGGCGTAATCTGCGAAGGCGTAAGCAGTGTCGCGGTTCTCCCAGCCTCCGCGGTCTTGCAGGGTCTGCGGCAGGTCCCAGTGGTAGAGGGTGACGTGCGGTTGGATGCCACGCGCGATCAGGCCGTCGACGAGGCGGTCATAGAAATCCAGGCCAGCTTCGTTGATGGCCCCTGTTCCCGTGGGGATGATGCGGGGCCAGGCAATGCTGAAGCGGTAGGCGCTCAGACCAAGGCTCTGGATGAGGTCCAGGTCCTGTTCCCAGCGGTGGTAGTGGTCGCAGGCCACATCACCGTTGCTGCCATCGGAGATGCGCCCAGGCTCAGCACAGAAGGTGTCCCAGATGGAGGGGAGGCGTCCATCTTCGTGGGCAGCACCCTCAATCTGGAAGCTGGCGGTGGCGGTACCCCAAAGGAAGTTGGACGGGAAGTGCTGGCGGCTAAGCGGCATACGTTCTCCTGGCAGAAGGTGAAAAGGGGGACAGAAGGGCAAACTGAATGATTTTGCTAAGTGGCCTTGAATAAATAAAGCCTATGAAAGCGATTTCAGATTGTCAAGGGCTCTTCCCTTATCCGGGTCCGGACCGAGTCAAGAAGAACTCCGGCCTATAGGAATTCGGGCAACATGACGAGGGGCAATTCTAGGAGCACAGGAGCGGTAGTTCTCTACATTCGGGTCAAGGTGTATGGCAAGCCTTTTTCCCCTGCGATATGTTTTCAATCCTGCGACCTTGAACGGATGCATGAAAGCGCATTCAAGCGAGAGGCGACGGGGTCGACCGGTACCAAGAGCGGTGAGATACCCCACACGACTCCATCACCTCACACCTCAGCGCTTTCAGAAGGGCGCATCTGACGGCCAGTAGCGTAGGCGATGGCGAGCCGGCGCTGTTGGCCATTGCCTTATGGTCCGGGGAATGTTGGATTCTCCTCGATAACGGTTCCGATTAGTCAGTTATGAAGTCATGGATGAACCCGAGTGGAGCGAGCAGGAAAAACGGTGACGGAAACAAGCCGAACCACCGAAGCGGATCGGACTTGCCAAGCTGCGCAGAAGAGGGAATGCAACGGCTTATGGATAAGCCGTATGACTGGCCCTGCCGAACTCCGATCTGCCCGCGAGCGCATCTGCGAAGCGAGGAGGAGTGGGCCAACCACCCGGCCAGAACTCGCCCAGCGCCTTGGGTTGAGCGTTCCCGGCCGTGACCTCCATTTCCAGATGAACTTTTACTTCCATCCGAACCGAGGTTGAGGAGCGTGATCGACGCGCCTCTCCTCCGACGTACGATCGGCTGCCTTGCAGGCATAGAGTCTTTGGTCAGCCTCTGCCATCGCGTCTTCAAGCCCGTGACCTTCAAGCAACACCCACCCCGCAGCGACTGCTGGAAACACCGCCTTCACCTTTTCGTAGAGTTCATAGCCAGCATCTGAACCCACGTGAAGGCCAACGAACTCATCCCCTCCCACACGGTAGAGGCGGTCACTTGATGCCGTGGACTGACGCAACGCCACCACAAATGACAGCAGAAAGGCGTCGCCAGCGGCGTGTCCCTGGAGGTCATTCACGGCCTTCAGTCCGTTGACATCCCAAGAGGAAAATAGAACGGGCTGTCGTTCCCGAACCGCCAGGGAGACGGCGTTCCCGAAGTCGACGTTCAGAGCACGCCGGTTGAACAGGCCTGTCATAGGGTCTACCAGAGACGTCTCATGCAATTTCTTATAAAGCGTCTGAATTTCGGACATAAGCCAGTAAAAGAGCAGCCCCAGCAGGATGGAGAGGATCAACGGGTAAGCAGATACAGCCACTCCCCACAGGGATCCACCGACACCGACGAAGGCCCTTCCAATTATGGAAAGGAGCAAGCCGCCGAGCGCTCCACGCCACCCCCAGAGGGCCGTGAGTCCAAAGACGGGCCACGCACTGGTTGTGGCGAAAATCATCCAGACGAAATTCCCGCCCATGCGCTGGCCAAATGAATGTGGATCAAGGGCATGCAAGGTCAACAGTGGAAACAGCAGCACCAAATGAAGCAAGATGCCAGCTCTGGGCCATCGACGCTCAACGCGCTGACACCCCAGAGTGAGCCCCACATACAGCGTGTCGCGGAGCAGATCTGTTGAGCTCCCGTTGGTGATTCGGAGTGGGAGAAGGAGGAGGAGCGCACCCCAGACGATCCACCAATACAGATTAAGGACCCGAGTTTCTGGAGTCTTAACCTGAACCATAATCTACACTAATCAGAATCGCCCTCAGTGTCCAGTCAAGCCTGAAGGTCTCAAAAGTGAACCAGAACATTTGTCAGAGTGCAGACTTCTTTTTGACCGAGCAGCGCGAGCGAACTTGAATGCCCACTGGGGAGAGTGGAGCCGAGAGGGGTGCCCTTCCCAGCTCCATTCAGACAAATGCTCTAACTTTGGCAGGATGGCGAAAGGCCGCGAGGGCCCGGCCCCGGAGGTCTAGACGGCGGTACGCTGAGTCTGTTTGCGTACGCCGATAAGCGCAAGTTGTACTTTCCACGATGCACTGCACGGCACTGCCAAGTGGGACCACCTCGCTTGAGGAGGCCCTCTCTCGGACCTGTTTCTGACCGCCCGAAGCCACCGCACCTCCCGACCAAGCGATCCCGCAGTCAGTCCATCCCAGTTCAAAACCGTCATGCTTGTCGCTCTGCAAGAAAGCTAGACTTGAGCCGTGACAGGAGTGTGACATGAAGCAGCGACCTCTAGGAACTACTGGACTTCACGTGAGTGAGCTGGGGCTGGGTGCCTGGCAGCTGGCCAACCCGAGTTGG from Deinococcus hopiensis KR-140 includes:
- a CDS encoding GGDEF domain-containing protein translates to MHALDPHSFGQRMGGNFVWMIFATTSAWPVFGLTALWGWRGALGGLLLSIIGRAFVGVGGSLWGVAVSAYPLILSILLGLLFYWLMSEIQTLYKKLHETSLVDPMTGLFNRRALNVDFGNAVSLAVRERQPVLFSSWDVNGLKAVNDLQGHAAGDAFLLSFVVALRQSTASSDRLYRVGGDEFVGLHVGSDAGYELYEKVKAVFPAVAAGWVLLEGHGLEDAMAEADQRLYACKAADRTSEERRVDHAPQPRFGWK
- a CDS encoding GH1 family beta-glucosidase is translated as MPLSRQHFPSNFLWGTATASFQIEGAAHEDGRLPSIWDTFCAEPGRISDGSNGDVACDHYHRWEQDLDLIQSLGLSAYRFSIAWPRIIPTGTGAINEAGLDFYDRLVDGLIARGIQPHVTLYHWDLPQTLQDRGGWENRDTAYAFADYAAVVAARLGDRVKSYATFNEPWCVSILSNEIGHHAPGKQDRKAALAVAHHLHLAHGLALSRLRALNLTSQLGIVLNLTPAYPATDNEADRTAATLADGKGNRWFLDPILKGQYPHDIWEHYGAEVLPNVLPGDLELASQPIDFLGVNYYSRAFVSAGGKTLPEGTEYTDMGWEVYPEGLRDLLVRLHRDYQLPDLYITENGAAYPDVVSEDGQVHDGERTQYLQRHFQSALDAVQAGVPLKGYFVWSLLDNFEWAFGYSKRFGIVHVDYATQKRTVKDSALWLRDFLRVPTPA